The Bacteroidetes Order II. bacterium genome includes the window TTAACCATCAAGGCTTATATGTGGACGTATCTTGGTTGGGTTCGCCTTCTACCGATGTGACCACATACGAGGTTTGGCGAGAAACCAATGGGGCAACGGCAATCCGCCTTGCCACCCTGAAAACCGATGTGTTTTGGCGAGACCAAGCCGTTCAACAAGGCTTTACCTATACCTACAAAGTGGTGGCCCTAGACTCATTAGGCAATGTGAGCAAGCCAGCCCTTACAAAACCTCTTACCTTCCGTGATTCGACTCCTCCGCGTGCTGTGCGGAACATTCGCGCTTTTTACCAAAATGGAGGCGTTTTGGTGGACTGGGAGCCAGTCGTCGCAGCAGACTTGGCTTCTTATCGGGTTTTGCGTGCCGTTTCCCTCGCAACAGGCGAATACAAAGAAATTGGCTTGGTAGATGAGTTTCCGCGACCCCGAAGGCACCCTCAAATCTTTCTATAAAGTGGTCGCATTAGATACCGGCGGCAACAGCAGCCCCGATACCGAGTTTGCAAAGGTGTATCCTGCCTTACAAGAATGAACCCGTAGATGAACTTAGGCTTGTGCTTGGAACTGCGCCAATAACTGCTGCTGCAACGCATTTTCCCGCTCCAACCACGCAATTTTCTCTTTCAGATGGGCATTTTCTTGTTGTAGAAGGGCAAGTTCCTGCCCGCTTGAGGATGAAAAGGTCTGAAAATTTGAATTGCCTTCTTTGACTTGGTTCTTATTATAAATAACGACTTGCCCGTGTAGCAACTGCTCTAATGATAGCTCTAACGCAGTTGCGATTTGCTCCAAACGATGAAAGTTAGGCTTCGTTTCCCCTCTTTCAATCTTGCCATACGCATTCTTGCTAATCCCCAACCGTTCTGCCATGTACTCTTGTGAAAGCCCCTTCGCATCATTCATTAAGGGCAAATTCTGAAACCCTGCCATTTATTTCAGGCAAAAAAGTAAGACGGGTACGCCGAAAACGAAAGAGTAGGCAAAAGGATGATAGTTAGATGCCAAAAGACGGAGAAGAAAAACGTCGTACTTGTTCTAAATGCAAAGAAGTTACTTGGCATACGTACATTGTTACATGGATTGGTTCAAACAAATGGAGTTGCCCAGCGAC containing:
- a CDS encoding helix-turn-helix transcriptional regulator gives rise to the protein MAGFQNLPLMNDAKGLSQEYMAERLGISKNAYGKIERGETKPNFHRLEQIATALELSLEQLLHGQVVIYNKNQVKEGNSNFQTFSSSSGQELALLQQENAHLKEKIAWLERENALQQQLLAQFQAQA